From one Humulus lupulus chromosome 8, drHumLupu1.1, whole genome shotgun sequence genomic stretch:
- the LOC133795378 gene encoding uncharacterized protein LOC133795378, whose protein sequence is MVNLVTSEDRSYPTSVITFTDDDLKGVHLPHDDPLVISLQVDHCQLGRVLIDGGSGVDILFWEAFQKMGLKENQIRPSTMPILGFNSQRVYPKGVVRLTVVAAERALSVDFLIIDSTTSYNAIMGRNWIHRMQGQLQQDQPACLKGINLEEDQEKPQVTLDTLEQVGLDDADPSKTILISTKLSGDERQTLIRFLKTRMRTFAWTPHDMPGIDPSIMSHSLNISNNFPPVKQKQRRFAPEVNQVIQEEVQWLLSTGAIEECLYPIWLANPVVVPKKNGKKRVCIDYINLNKVCPKDSYPLPKID, encoded by the exons ATGGTCAATCTCGTCACTTCAGAAGACAGAAGCTACCCAACCTCTGTTATCACCTTCACCGATGATGACCTGAAGGGCGTCCACCTACCCCAtgatgatccactcgtcatttcCCTACAAGTTGACCACTGCCAGCTGGGCAGAGTTCTGATCGACGGGGGCAGTGGGGTCGACatcctcttctgggaagccttccaGAAAATGGGGCTGAAGGAGAATCAGATCCGACCCTCCACCATGCCCATTTTAGGATTCAATAGCCAAAGAGTCTATCCAAAGGGCGTCGTTCGGTTAACTGTGGTAGCTGCAGAACGTGCCCTGTCAGTAGACTTTCTCATTATAGATTCCACCACAagctacaacgccatcatgggGAGAAATTGGATCCACCGAATGCAGGGG CAATTACAGCAGGACCAACCAGCGTGCCTAAAAGGAATCAATCTAGAAGAAGACCAAGAAAAACCCCAAGTTACACTAGATACCTTAGAACAAGTGGGTCTAGACGACGCTGACCCCTCTAAAACGATCCTGATAAGTACCAAGCTCTCTGGAGATGAGAGGCAGACCCTCATACGATTTCTCAAGACCAGAATGAGAACTTTTGCCTGGACTCCACATGACATGCCCGGAATAGACCCTTCTATCATGAGTCACAGCCTAAATATCTCCAATAACTTCCCACCCGTCAAACAGAAGCAGAGGAGGTTCGCTCCAGAGGTGAATCAAGTCATACAAGAGGAGGTCCAATGGCTCCTAAGCACAGGGGCAATCGAAGAATGCTTATACCCCATTTGGCTTGCCAACCCCGTCGTGGTCCCAAAGAAGAATGGGAAAAAGAGAGTATGCATAGActacataaatttaaacaaagtGTGTCCCAAGGATAGCTACCCTCTACCAAAGATCGATTAG